The genomic interval GCTCTTCTCCGAGAACGCGCGCGCGATGCTGCGCCTGCAGCCCGTGCCCGCCGAGACGGGGGTCGGCGCATGAGCCAGGGGATCGACATCGGCGCCTGGCAGGACTTCCCCGATCGGCAGATGGTGAGCGTCGAGGTCGGGGGCATGGAGCTGGGGGTCTGCCGCTGGGGCGAACGCATCTACGCCTTCCGCAACGCCTGCCCGCACGAGGGCGCGCCGCTGTGCGCGGGGTTCCTGCAGAAGAAGCTGACCGCCGAGACGTCGATCGCGCGAGATGCGCCGGATGTCGCGCTGACGGTGAGCGAGGACGAACCGGTCGTGCTCTGCCCCTGGCACCGCTGGGAGTTCCAATTGGAGGACGGAGCCGCGGCGGCTCCCGGCTTCCGCATGCGCACGTATCGCGTGCGGCGCGAAGCCGATCGAGTCGTCCTGAGTCTCGGAAGGAAGTAAACGACCATGGCAACTGCGCAGACCTCCACTCCGCGGTCGGTGATCGATGCGACGGTGCACCACCACTGGGCGTCGCAGCTCGACGTGACCGACTACATGTCGGCGGGGTGGCGCGAGCATCTCGGCGTCCCCGGCTCGCTCCCGGGCGGGGCTGGCGCCATGCACATCCTGCCCGCGACGGCGTATCGCCGACCGGGCGGGGACTACATCGACGGCTCCGCCGGCGACCCGCTCGCTCCCGCGGCCTCGGATCCGACGCGCACCGCCGAGCGGATCTTCGGGAGCGGTCGGGTCTCCCGGGCGATCCTGTCGCATGACCGCGGAATGTTCATCCCGAGCGTGCCCAACGCGTATCGGGCCGCCGCCCTCGCACGCGCCATGAACGAGTGGACGGCGGATCGCTGGTTCGGGCACGACGAGCGGTTCTTCGGTCTGATCGTCGCAGCCAACCAGACGCCGGACCAGGCGGCTGAGGAGATCCGGCGTGCCGGTCAGCACGAGCGGATGGTCGGCGTCCTCATGGCCGCGAACGGCCTGAACAAGCCGTTCGGCCATCCGGCGTACCACCCCATCTACGAGGCGGCGGCCGAACTCGATCTGCCGGTGGTGCTCCACACCGGAGGAGATCAGGGAGCCGACACGCTGACCCATCCGACGGCCGGCGGCATGCCGTCGACGTTCGCGGAGGTCGCGGCGCTCGCCTACAGCCCCATGATGACGCACGTGCAGAGCATGATCGTGCAGGGCGTGTTCGAGAAGTACCCGGCCCTCCGCGTGTTCGTCTCCGGTGCGGGCGTCGCCTGGGTGCCGGGACTCTTCTTCCGCCTGGATGTGAACTGGCGCGGCCTCCGCCGAGAGGTGCCGTGGGTGCGCAGGCTGCCGAGCGAGTACTTCCGAGAGCATTTCCGCATCGGGACCTGGCCGTTCGACCGAGCACCGGAGAGCGACGGCGCCGAGCGGGTCATCCGCGCGCTCGAGTCGTTCGGGGGACTCGATGATCTCATCTGCTATGCCTCCGGCTTCCCCGCCTGGGACTGCGACTCGGTCGAGGACATCGCGGCGCGCGTGCCCGAGGCCTGGCACCGGAAGGTGTTCACCGACAACGCCCTCGACTGGTTCCGCTGGCCGGAGCGCGCACGCGGCGGTGCGCTCCCGGCGGAGGTCGCCGTCGGCGAGATGCCGGTCACCGGCGAGCTGGGGGATCCCAATCGGCGCAGCTATGCGACTGAAGACGGAAGGGAGATCGAGTGGGTCCCGGCGGGCGATTGAGCGCACGTCCCGCCCCCGACTCGTGGAGCGCACTCGAGTCGGCGGTGCGGGCCATCGGTCCCGCGGTGGACCCGGAGACGATCGCAGCCTCCGGACGCCTCCTGGAGGCACTGCACGGGGTCCCAACGTCCCTGCCCGGTTCCTCGACGGTGGAGCGGGACATCGCCTACGGGCCGCATCCGGAGCAGGCACTCGACTGGTACCTCCCGACGGCGCGCGAGCCGCGGGGGATGCTCGTCTACGTGCACGGCGGCGCGTTCATCGGGGGGAGCCGACAGCGCCCGGACAGCCCGTACCACGGCAACATCGGGCGCTGGGCGGCGGCTCACGGATGGGCGGCGCTGCTGGTGGGTCATCGACTCGCCCCTGCGGCGCAGTGGCCCGCCGCGGTGGAGGACCTCGCCCTCGCCATCGAGTGGGGCCGCGCGCGGCTGGGCCGAGACACGGGCGGGGCGGTTCCCGTGCACGTGGTCGGCAACTCCTCGGGTGCCGTCCACGTCGTCAACTACACCTGCGGCGGCCCCGGGGTCCCGGCGGCCGACCCTGCACCTGCATCGATCGCGCTCATCTCGGGGGTCTACGATCTTCCCGCATTCGGTTGGGAGCGACTGCGCTCCTACTTCGGCGACGATCCCGGGATCGTCGACGACTGGGACCTCAAGTCCCAGCTCGCCGCGAGCGATGTTCCTCAGCTCTTCGCCGTCGGCGAGTTCGATACGCCGGAGGCCCATGAGCAGTTCCTCGCGGCACTGCGAGACGCGAGCGAGCGCACCGGCGCGCTGCCCGCGTGCGTTCGCGCGCGAGCGGCCAATCACTTCACCGTCGTGCATGCGATCGGCACGCGGTTCGACGACCTCGGCCCTGCTTTGCTGCGATTCCTCGAGGAGTCGGAGACGATCGAGAGCTGAGCCGCTTCGGAGACAGGCGCGCACCCGGTGCACGTTCACACGCGGGGGAACTACTGTGAGAGCGTCGGCACCAGGCTGTCGCGGGAGGCTGACCGGTGCCCGGCGATCCGACCCTCACGAAAGGAACCGCAGATGACTGAATCGGACGCAGCGAAGCTCCTGACCGTCCCCGAATTCGAGGGACGCATCTACATCGACGGCGCCTGGGTGCCCGGCGAGGGCGGGTCGATCCCGTCGGTCGCTCCGGCGACCGGCGAGACGCTCGCCGAGGTCGGCATCGCCGGGCCCGCCGACGTGCACCGGGCCGCCGAATCCGCGGCCCGGGCGCAGCGCGAGTGGGCCGCGCTGCCGCATCCGGCGCGCGCCGCGGTGCTGCGCAGGGCCGGGGCGCTGTGGGAGGCGCACGCCGAGGAGATCGGCGGCTGGAACATCCGGGAGGTCGGCGCCATCCCGCCGCTCGCGGGCTTCGCCCTGCACGTCTCGGCGTCCGAATGCTACGAGGCGGCCGCGCTGCCCTCGGCGCCGCTCGGCTCGATGCTCGCGAGCGAGGAGCCGCGCCTCTCGCTCGCCGAGCAGGTGCCCGTGGGCGTCGTCGGCGTGATCTCCCCGTTCAACGTGCCCCTCATCCTGGGCATCCGAGCCGTCGCCCCGGCGCTCGCGCTCGGCAACGCCGTGCTCCTCAAGCCCGACCCCCGCACCGTCATCACGGGCGGCGTGGCCATGGTGCGCATCTTCGAGGAG from Leucobacter allii carries:
- a CDS encoding Rieske (2Fe-2S) protein; the protein is MSQGIDIGAWQDFPDRQMVSVEVGGMELGVCRWGERIYAFRNACPHEGAPLCAGFLQKKLTAETSIARDAPDVALTVSEDEPVVLCPWHRWEFQLEDGAAAAPGFRMRTYRVRREADRVVLSLGRK
- a CDS encoding amidohydrolase family protein, yielding MATAQTSTPRSVIDATVHHHWASQLDVTDYMSAGWREHLGVPGSLPGGAGAMHILPATAYRRPGGDYIDGSAGDPLAPAASDPTRTAERIFGSGRVSRAILSHDRGMFIPSVPNAYRAAALARAMNEWTADRWFGHDERFFGLIVAANQTPDQAAEEIRRAGQHERMVGVLMAANGLNKPFGHPAYHPIYEAAAELDLPVVLHTGGDQGADTLTHPTAGGMPSTFAEVAALAYSPMMTHVQSMIVQGVFEKYPALRVFVSGAGVAWVPGLFFRLDVNWRGLRREVPWVRRLPSEYFREHFRIGTWPFDRAPESDGAERVIRALESFGGLDDLICYASGFPAWDCDSVEDIAARVPEAWHRKVFTDNALDWFRWPERARGGALPAEVAVGEMPVTGELGDPNRRSYATEDGREIEWVPAGD
- a CDS encoding alpha/beta hydrolase, which translates into the protein MSARPAPDSWSALESAVRAIGPAVDPETIAASGRLLEALHGVPTSLPGSSTVERDIAYGPHPEQALDWYLPTAREPRGMLVYVHGGAFIGGSRQRPDSPYHGNIGRWAAAHGWAALLVGHRLAPAAQWPAAVEDLALAIEWGRARLGRDTGGAVPVHVVGNSSGAVHVVNYTCGGPGVPAADPAPASIALISGVYDLPAFGWERLRSYFGDDPGIVDDWDLKSQLAASDVPQLFAVGEFDTPEAHEQFLAALRDASERTGALPACVRARAANHFTVVHAIGTRFDDLGPALLRFLEESETIES